One stretch of Punica granatum isolate Tunisia-2019 chromosome 5, ASM765513v2, whole genome shotgun sequence DNA includes these proteins:
- the LOC116207976 gene encoding NDR1/HIN1-like protein 6 translates to MADHQRIHPVQDPELAQPQTPTDPLVPRGSSRSDKGDPIEYQPLRRTLPVVHSKPPKRRSCCCRFLCWTLSILLLLVIAVGVTAGILYLVFRPKLPKYSIDGLRITQFNLSNDDSLYATFSVNITARNPNKKVGIYYEGGSRITVSYTGSQLCEGALPKFYQGHRNTTVLQVPLTGQTQNASALLLSLQQQQQQTGVIPLNLRVRQPVRIKLGKLKLPKLKFSVRCRLDVDSLSAQNVIRITSSSCKFRFRL, encoded by the coding sequence ATGGCTGATCACCAAAGAATCCATCCGGTCCAGGATCCAGAGTTGGCACAGCCTCAGACACCGACTGATCCATTAGTGCCACGGGGTTCCTCAAGATCCGACAAAGGGGACCCGATAGAGTACCAACCTCTTCGACGCACCCTCCCAGTTGTGCACTCCAAGCCACCCAAGAGGAGAAGCTGTTGCTGCAGGTTCCTCTGTTGGACACTGTCCATCCTTTTGCTCCTAGTGATTGCTGTCGGGGTAACTGCTGGTATCTTGTACCTGGTGTTCCGACCGAAGCTCCCAAAATACTCAATTGATGGCCTGCGAATAACTCAGTTCAATCTCAGCAACGATGACAGCTTATATGCCACCTTTAGTGTGAACATTACTGCTAGGAACCCCAATAAGAAAGTCGGGATCTACTACGAGGGAGGCAGCCGCATAACTGTTTCATACACGGGGTCGCAACTCTGCGAGGGGGCGCTACCAAAGTTCTACCAGGGCCACAGGAATACAACTGTGCTTCAAGTGCCTCTAACGGGACAAACCCAGAATGCCAGTGCGCTGCTCCTGTCattgcagcagcagcagcagcagactgGTGTCATCCCTCTGAACCTTAGGGTCCGACAGCCGGTGAGGATCAAGCTTGGCAAGCTGAAGCTCCCAAAGTTAAAGTTCTCAGTCCGATGCAGGCTTGACGTGGACAGCCTCTCTGCTCAGAATGTCATTAGAATAACGAGCAGTAGCTGTAAGTTCAGATTTAGGCTATAA
- the LOC116207468 gene encoding butyrate--CoA ligase AAE11, peroxisomal-like, translating into MERLAKCQANSTPLTPLTMIKRAAAAYPDRISLIYEGTHFTWSQTYERCCRLASSLCSLNVFKNDVVSVLAPNIPATYEMHFAVPMAGAVLNTINTRLDAKNVATILRHSEAKVFFVDCQSVPLARDALRLLVAAGDHDPSQHPNSNIPLLVVIDDIDSPTGIHLGELEYEHLVQQGDPNYMPVEVVDEWDPIALNYTSGTTSEPKGVVYSHRGAYLSTLSLILGWEMGSEPVYLWTLPMFHCNGWTFTWGVAARGGTNVCLRSPTALQIYRSITLHRVTHMCCAPIIFNVLLEAKPEERIPLASSVHLLTGGAPPPASLLQKVEALGFHVTHAYGLTEATGPALLCEWQSKWDELPQDDQARLKARQGISVLTVADVDVKDIATMRSVAHDGRTMGEIVLHGSGIMKGYFKDERATSKAFESGWFHTGDVGVIHPDGYLEIKDRSKDVIISGGENISSVEVEDVLFKHPRVLEAAVVAMPHPRWGESPCAFIALKPNSGSCAVTEDEIISFCRQNLPHFMVPRKVEFLPELPKTSTGKIQKFQLRSLAQKFVVSENVYSPNKKPTLPHTESRSRYHPRPRNHEQILELSRL; encoded by the exons atggaGAGACTTGCCAAATGCCAAGCAAACTCTACGCCACTTACCCCCTTGACTATGATCAAGAGAGCTGCTGCCGCCTACCCCGATCGCATCTCCCTGATTTACGAGGGAACCCACTTCACTTGGAGCCAAACCTACGAGCGTTGCTGCCGCCTTGCATCCTCTCTCTGCTCTCTCAATGTCTTCAAGAATGATGTC GTGTCAGTACTGGCTCCAAACATCCCAGCAACGTACGAGATGCACTTTGCAGTGCCCATGGCAGGAGCAGTCCTCAATACCATCAACACCAGGCTGGATGCCAAGAACGTGGCCACCATTCTTCGCCACTCTGAAGCCAAGGTCTTCTTCGTGGATTGTCAGAGCGTGCCCCTGGCTCGTGATGCCCTCAGGTTACTGGTGGCCGCGGGTGATCATGACCCCTCGCAGCACCCTAACTCCAACATCCCCCTCCTCGTCGTCATTGATGACATAGATTCCCCCACGGGGATCCATCTTGGGGAGCTGGAGTATGAGCACCTGGTGCAACAGGGCGACCCCAATTACATGCCTGTGGAGGTCGTTGATGAGTGGGATCCAATCGCCTTGAACTACACCTCAGGGACCACTTCAGAGCCCAAAGGAGTGGTCTACAGCCACAGAGGAGCCTACCTCAGCACCCTGAGCTTGATCCTCGGATGGGAGATGGGGAGCGAGCCCGTGTACTTGTGGACGCTCCCCATGTTCCATTGTAATGGCTGGACCTTCACCTGGGGGGTGGCTGCCCGGGGTGGCACCAACGTATGCCTTCGCAGCCCCACTGCCCTACAGATATACCGGAGCATCACACTCCACAGGGTCACCCACATGTGCTGCGCCCCAATCATCTTCAACGTGCTCCTGGAAGCCAAGCCCGAGGAGCGCATTCCCTTGGCCTCCTCTGTCCACCTCCTCACTGGAGGGGCTCCCCCACCTGCGTCACTCCTACAAAAGGTGGAGGCACTTGGATTCCACGTCACTCATGCATATGGCCTCACTGAGGCCACCGGTCCAGCCCTCCTGTGTGAATGGCAGTCCAAGTGGGATGAGCTACCCCAGGATGACCAAGCGAGGCTCAAGGCCCGCCAAGGCATCAGCGTACTCACTGTGGCTGACGTGGATGTGAAGGATATAGCCACCATGAGGAGCGTGGCCCATGATGGCAGGACCATGGGAGAGATCGTCTTGCATGGAAGTGGTATCATGAAGGGCTACTTTAAGGATGAGCGAGCAACCTCAAAAGCATTCGAGAGTGGGTGGTTCCACACAGGGGACGTCGGGGTCATACACCCGGATGGCTACCTGGAGATCAAGGACAGGTCCAAGGATGTCATCATATCGGGAGGGGAGAACATCAGTAGCGTGGAAGTGGAGGACGTGCTGTTCAAGCACCCAAGAGTCCTGGAAGCAGCTGTGGTGGCAATGCCTCACCCACGCTGGGGGGAGAGCCCCTGCGCTTTCATCGCTCTTAAACCTAACTCGGGCAGCTGTGCAGTAACTGAAGATGAGATCATCTCCTTCTGCCGGCAGAATCTTCCCCACTTCATGGTCCCTAGGAAGGTAGAGTTCCTCCCCGAACTGCCCAAGACTTCCACCGGCAAAATCCAGAAGTTTCAGTTAAGGTCTTTGGCCCAGAAGTTCGTGGTCTCCGAGAATGTCTATTCCCCAAACAAGAAGCCAACTCTACCTCATACAGAGTCCCGATCACGATACCATCCTCGGCCTCGGAACCATGAGCAGATACTTGAGTTATCTCGCCTTTGA
- the LOC116207904 gene encoding beta-catenin-like protein 1, producing the protein MTMEVAESDTDKRQLHSKRKRGDDGDIDLSLLEAVERSHNTVEVLDLKTLKKLVFSFERRLKENIEARLKYPDQPDRFADSEVELHEEIQKLKVLSGSPELYPDLVSLNAVPSILGLLSHDNTDIAIDVVQLLQDLTDEDALEDNDEPARALVDALVENSVLELLVQNLQRLSESDSDEMAAVYNTLATIENLIEVKPTVSELVCERTKLLRWLLAKIRAKEFDSNKQYASEILAILLQNSTANQKKLGQMNGVDVVLQAVALYKSKDPKTSDEEEMLENLFDCLCCLLMPLENKERFVKAEGVELMIIIMKQKKSAYGSAVRALDFAMTKYPPACERFVDVLGLKTAFAAFMGKIPLNKRNKRERYQEELEERIVSLVASLFDGISRGSRRERLLSKFVENECEKIDRLMELYVRYSDRVKAETERLNQLKFEELEMDEDEIYSRRLESGLYTLQLIAIILGHLWCSEHPGMRARIENLLKLQKLTKKDVIDILQEYHDNIGDLDGPDEKERAQGRIQKFISAL; encoded by the exons ATGACAATGGAAGTAGCCGAGAGTGATACTGATAAAAGGCAGCTGCACTCAAAGCGGAAGAGGGGCGACGACGGCGACATCGATCTCTCTCTCCTGGAAGCCGTAGAGAGATCCCACAACACCGTGGAAGTGCTCGACCTCAAGACCCTTAAGAAGCTGGTCTTCTCCTTCGAGCGGCGCCTCAAGGAGAACATCGAGGCTCGCCTCAAGTATCCTGACCAGCCCGACCGTTTTGCGGACTCCGAGGTTGAGCTCCACGAGGAGATTCAGAAGCTCAAAGTCTTATCCGGATCCCCCGAGCTCTACCCTGACCTGGTCTCTCTCAACGCCGTCCCCTCCATCCTCGGCCTCCTCAGCCACGACAACACTGACATCGCTATCGACGTGGTCCAGCTCCTGCAGGACCTTACCGACGAGGATGCGTTGGAGGACAATGACGAGCCTGCGAGGGCCCTCGTCGATGCCTTGGTTGAAAACAGTGTTCTTGAACTCCTCGTCCAGAACTTGCAGCGGCTGTCGGAGTCGGACTCGGACGAGATGGCCGCAGTTTACAATACCCTGGCGACCATAGAGAATCTGATAGAGGTGAAGCCGACGGTCTCAGAGTTGGTCTGCGAGAGGACGAAGCTGTTGCGTTGGTTGCTCGCAAAGATTAGGGCAAAGGAGTTCGACAGCAACAAGCAGTACGCCTCGGAGATCCTTGCGATTCTGTTGCAGAATAGCACGGCCAATCAGAAGAAGCTAGGGCAAATGAACGGCGTGGACGTGGTGCTGCAGGCCGTGGCCCTGTACAAATCCAAGGACCCCAAGACATCAGATGAGGAGGAGATGTTGGAGAATCTGTTCGACTGCCTGTGCTGCTTGCTGATGCCTTTGGAGAACAAGGAGAGGTTTGTCAAAGCTGAAGGGGTGGAGTTGATGATTATCATTATGAAGCAGAAGAAATCTGCCTACGGTTCTGCTGTTAGGGCTCTTGATTTCGCCATGACCAAGTACCCACCAGCATGCGAGAGGTTCGTGGATGTGCTGGGACTGAAGACTGCGTTTGCTGCTTTCATGGGTAAG ATTCCATTGAACAAGAGGAACAAGAGAGAAAGGTATCAAGAGGAATTAGAGGAGCGCATTGTCTCATTGGTTGCATCATTATTTG ATGGAATTTCAAGAGGTTCTAGAAGGGAAAGACTATTGAGCAAGTTTGTAGAAAATGAATGTGAAAAGATAGACCGGCTGATGGAACTTTATGTAAG ATACTCGGATAGAGTTAAGGCAGAGACTGAAAGGTTAAACCAGCTTAAATTTGAAGAGTTGGAG ATGGATGAGGATGAAATCTACAGCCGTAGACTTGAGTCTGGGCTATACACTCTCCAG TTGATTGCTATTATTCTTGGCCACCTCTGGTGCTCGGA GCACCCAGGGATGAGAGCCAGAATTGAGAACCTACTCAAGCTGCAGAAACTTACCAAGAAAGATGTCATAGACATCCTTCAG GAGTATCATGACAACATTGGTGATTTGGATGGTCCAGATGAGAAAGAACGAGCACAGGGAAGGATTCAGAAGTTCATCTCAGCTCTCTGA